In Leptospira bourretii, the sequence CCTGGAAACTGGGATTAAGTTTCCTGTTAGGTTATTGACATACACTTTGTTTAGGTGGGTAAGAGAAGAACGATATTCTTCTGGAAATCGAACCCGGACATCCACTTCTTCATCAGCTCGTTTGATTTTAGTGGAGACTGTCCCTTGTAAGGCAGTATTGATGGCAAGAGATACCGATTGAACACTGACTCCAGCGAAAGAGGCAAGAGATTCATCTACGGAAACTCTAATCTCGTCTTTTCCTTCGTTAAAATCATCTCCAATGTCAGTGACTCCATTGATTTTGGCAAGAGCTGCCTTGTATTCGGCACCAATTTTGAGTAAGGTGCTAAAATCATCTCCTTTGATTTCAATGGCGACTGGTTTTCCTACAGGTGGACCACCTGCTAGTTTTTCAAACTCTAGGTTCACCAGTTTTCCTTTTAAGGGAAGAAAATCTTTTGGAATCTCAGAAGTAGGGATAGGTTCCTCTTCTTTTTTACCAAGATTCTCTTTTGCTAACTTTTCTTCTAAAAGTTTGAGGGCTTTTTCATTTAACATGAATTTGGTGTTTTGGCGGACAACTTCGATGATTTTTTCTGTGGTTCTCTCCCGATTGTCATCAGGGGTTAAATACACCATCACTTGCGCATAATTTTTCCCCCGTTTGGTAAAAGGATCGTTGGGGTCTTTTTGAATGATCCCCACTCGTGAAATATAGTTTTCTACTTCTCCATCTGGAAGTTTTCCTACAGCATCTTCAATGACACGAATGAAACGATCAGTTTCTTCTAGTTTTAGTCCAGTTTCCGCAGTCACACGAACTTGGAAGGTTTCAATGGCCCCAGGAAAAAGTTTGAATTTTCCAAATTTTATTTGAATGGCAAGCGAAAACACAAATAGACCCATAAGGAGTCCTACCATTTTCCAGCGGTTTTTTAGCGCAAAACTGAGGAGAGGTAAATAAGTTCTTTCTTTGAATTTCACAAACCAGTGAGATTCTTCTTTGACTTCTCCCTTCATATCGCTTGCCTTACTTACATCGTATAAGTGAGAAGGTAACATAAAGAAGGCTTCAAAAAGGGAACTACATAAAGATAAAATTACAACGAGAGGAATGGAATGGATGAACTTTCCAAAAATCCCTGTCATAAATAACATAGGTCCGAAGGCAGCAATTGTTGTAGTGACTGTGGCAGTTACTGGTGCAAGAACTTCGCTTGTCCCACGCATCGCTGCTTCAAAAGGTTCTTCTCCCATTTCCAAATGACGGTAAACGTTTTCACAGATGATGATGGCATCATCCACCAAAATCCCGACAACAATGATAAGACCCATCATAGAGATTAAATTTAATGTTAATCCCATATAATTCATGGCAACAAAAGTCATGGCGATGGAGATCGGAATTCCAAGAGCTGTCATAAGAGCCATCCGCCAGCCGAGAAACACAAATAAAGACGCTGTGACAAGAAATAATCCTGATACGGCGTTAGAAGTTAAAACACCTAATCTTCTGCGAATGTATTTGGATAGGTCATTGACAAACGCATGTTTGACGGTTCCACCTGTAGACTTTATAAATTCTTCTACCACTTTTTTGGAATCGTCTACAACTGTGATGGCATCTGCTTTTTCTCTTTTGATCACTGTAAGAGCAATCGCAATATCACCATTGGATTTATCCAAATATTCCGAGTCTTCGAAACCTTCCGTCACACGAGCTACATCTCGAACTCGGACCGAACGTCCGGCATCGTTCGAACGAACAAAAACATTTTCAATTTCTTCGGCAGTATCAAATTCTCCCACAGTGCGAACAATGATTTCTCTTGTTCTTTCGTTGATATTCCCACCAGGGAAATTGATGTTTCGTAAGCGAAGGGCATTGAGTACATGAGTGGAGGAAAGAGAAAGGGCTCTCAGTTTGTCCGGATCAAGGTCCACTTTCATTTCCCTTTCTCGCCAACCTCGTTTGGTAATTCTTGCAACAGAAGGTAGGTCTTTTAGTTTTTCTTCTAAAATTTTTGCCTGGTCTCTGAGCTCTTTTGCATTTAACAGAGGTTTACCATCTTTGGATGTAGAAGATAAATGAATTTCGATCACAGGTTGTCTTGCAGTTGTGATTTCAGTAACAATGGGATCATCCACATCTTCTGGTAGATCCTGGATGCGGTCAATAGCAGACTTTAAATCATCGACAACCTTTTGTGTGTTTTTAGTATTTGGATCAATGGTGATGATGATACCTGATCTGTTTTCCAAAGAAGCTGATCTGAATTCTTTGATTCCATCCACTTCTTTGATGGCATCTTCTAAAGGTTTGGTGACCAATTTTTCTACATCGGCAGGTGCGGCACCAGGATAAACCGTTGTGACACTGACAATATCAAAGTTGATATTGGGGAATGCTTCTCGGTTCATTGTGGCAGCAGTAAATCCACCGACAAGAATGATCAGAAAGGTAAGAAGGTTTACGAATAAACTCTTGGAAAGAAAATACTGAACGATGGATGTACCCATAAAACTCCTTTAGGAGAAAAAAACTAATTAATCTAACAATTTACCTGCAGTATCGATGTCTTCGTTATAACCGAATAACTTTGTACTTTTGAGGCGATCCACATAAAGAACACCGAACAAATGGTCACATTCATGTTGTAATACGATGGCACGGTAACCACTAATGATTTCTTCGTGTTCCTCAAAGTTTTCATCTCGCCATTTCATTCGAATTTTATCCGGTCTTTCTACGTATCCACGCATTCCAGGAACAGATAAACAACCTTCCCAAAAACCTTCACCCGGAGGTGAGAGTGGAGTGATCTCTGGATTTAAAATGATTTGGTTCGGAACTTCAGGAGTTCCAGGATACCTTCCATTGTCATCATCCTGGCCGACCACAACCAACTTTTTCATGACACCAATTTGGGGGGCAGCAAGGCCTACACCTTCTGCATGACGCATGGTTTCAAACATATCTCGAATCAGTTTTTTAAAATCCTTGGTTTGGATTTCGGATTCAGTTACGTCTTCGCTCGTTTGACGGAGTAAGGGATTGCCAATCTTGAGGATTTTTCTAACAGCCATAATCTAATATGGAATAGATTGAAAAAGGTCACTGATTGATCAAGTGATCTCCTATCCAAATGAAAAAGAATTTGACAGGGGAGGCTTTGAACTGTGAAATTCCGGGAGGGATTTTGGAGACGAGGGGAATCGAACCCCCGACCTTTTGAATGCCATTCAAACGCTCTCCCAACTGAGCTACGTCCCCTTGTGCTAATCCAAGGTGGGTGACCGCGTTTGTCTGTCAACAGAATCCTAAAATGGCTAAGGAACCAGAGATGTTATGGGACAAGATACGGTAGAAGAACTGACTAAAAAACTGAAAATCCAATCGGATATCATCAAAGGCTATGAAAAAGTTCTTAGACTCAATGAACAAGAATTAGCCAACGCCGACGAAATCATCCGTATGTACGAACAAATCATCGATTACTCTCGGATGGAACTCAGGGAAGCAAAGGAAACGGTGCAAGCCAGTTCGATGGTTTCCAATCTCAGTCGGGACGAACTCATGTCAGCCTTTGACAAAATTAAGTCTTTGGAAGATGCCAATCGAAAATTAAGAGAAGAATCATTAAAATTTAACAAAGATTAAACAATTGAAACCAAGCTCTCTTCCGCCGATCATCCGAAAAAACGAAGAAGGCGGGTTCTATCTTTCTTCTTCCTCCGAACTGGATGACCTGTATCATTTTATTCTGGGTCAAGCGAAACGACTCGTCTCGGCGAAATCAGCAGCATTTTATTTTAAAAACCAACGAGGAAACCTCAGCCGGTTTGGATTGATAAATGATAAATCCACAGCAGGTTCCATTGCTAAACATGTTTTTAAAACCCGAAAAAGTATTCTTATTAAAAAGGGTTCTCACTTAAAGGATTCGGACGGTCCCGTATCCGAGTCATATATTGCCTGTTATGTGGGTGATGAAATAGGGGATATGGCACTAGGAGTTTTGGTGCTTGAGGGAATTAAACATTTCCAAAATTTTTCCGAACAAGATTTGGACTTAATCAACTATTTTAGCGCAAACTTAAATGCACTATTAAAAGACACTGTACTTTCGGAATCAGAACCCGAGTTTTTTAATTCTCTCACAACGTCCATTCTTCTTCTTATCGATAACGCCAATATTCATAACAATAACAATCGCCTTCAGTATTTTTTAGAAGAAATCATTCGTGTTGCTGTTCTAATTAATACCAGTGTCGATTTGGAACATGTTCTTGTGATGGTAATGGAATCCGCAAAATTAGTATTTCGAACGGAAGCCAGCTCCTTGTTATTGTTAGATGATAAAAAGGAATATCTTGTTTTTCATACGGTCACCGGTGAAAAAAGAGAAGAGGTATCAAAAATCAAAGTACCTGTGGGCCAAGGGATTGCCGGAACTGTTGCGATTACCAAACAACCCATGATCATCAATGATGCTCAAAATGACAACCGTGTCTTTCGGGATGTAGACAAAGCTTCTAATTTTATTACTAGAAATATTTTGGCAAGTCCACTGATTGTTGGAGATGAAGTGATTGGTGTCATCGAGGCCATTAACACCATTGACAGAAATAATTTTAGCCAGGATGATATTGATACATTTTTGTCTTTTTCTAGTGCTTGTGCTGTTGCCATCCAAAAAACTAGGCTACTAGATAATCTCAATGTCACAAACCTTGAACTCAAACAAAAATTAAGCACACTTGAATCCATTTTCGATTTGGGTCAAGCAGTCCTTGAATCCCATGATGAACTGGGGTTAATGTCCAAAACATTGAGCATTCTCACCAAAGAATTGTCATGCGAAGATGCGGGAATGGTCATTATCGAGGAAAAAAATAAAAATCGAATTCAGGTCTATGCAAGGCAACTCGGGATTGTCAGGGAATCTTTTTTTCCGATGCAAGAAAGCCGGCTTTTTTTAAGCCTCATGGAATCAGGAAATCCTAGGATGGCTGTTGTTTCCTCACAACTAGAGGAATCCTTTTTAGAATTAGAATTTTATACTTTAAAGAAAAACTTTCTAATCCTACCTATTGCGCCAAGAGGAGGGAACTTACGTGCGGCACTTTATGTCAGCGGAAAACAATCGGCTCATTCGTTTAACGAAACAGACCTCCGGATGTTAAAAACTCTTTCTTCGCCACTCGCAAAGGCCTATGAAAACCTACGCCTCAGCCAAGAAATCATTACCAAGAAGTCGATTGAAAAAGAAATCGAAATCACAAGAAAAATCCAAAATAATATTTTACCAAATTCGTTGTTACAATCCCCACTTTTTGATTTGGGGGTGATGTCTGTTGCCGCCAAAGAAGTGTCAGGTGATTTTTATGATTTCCATTCTTTCGGAGAAGATCAGTTCTCGTTTTTAGTGGCAGATGTATCGGGGAAAAGTTTGCCAGCCGCCATATTTATGGCTATGTCTAGTTCCATTATTCGTACACTTTCCAGAACCACTGACCTTTCTCCTTCTGAGCTGTTGTTTCGCGCCAACCAATTGATTTATGAAGATTCTCAGTCGGGAATGTTTGTGACATTATTTCTCGTCAACTACCAACGGCGAACCAGAACCTTAAAATTTGCGTCCGCAGGACACAATGACCAAATTTGGATTCGTAGTGATGGAAGTTTTGAACTTCTGAAAGGAAAAGGAGCTCCTCTTGGAGTTGTTCCCCAAACCAATTACCAGGGCGGCGAAATCCAAATCGAACCTGGTGACATTTTGGTTTTTTATACGGATGGGGCCATTGAGGAAAAAAATCCAGACGAAGAAGAGTATGGTCTCGACAGATTTGTTGCATTTATCATCGAAAGACGCTTAGAGTCTTCTCAAAGTATCGTAGAGGCTGTGTACGATGACATCCGAAAGTTTTCTCGTTCCGATGAACAGTATGACGACTTTACTGTGATGATCTTAAAATTTGCAGAAGTGACTAGCTTTGAAATTTCGAAAGTTTTTCCCGCACATCCAGATGAAATCCCTCACTTAAGAGATTTTATTTCTGAACATTTAGAGGGCAAAATCACAAAACCTTTTGCCTTCGACGATATTCTGATATCTTTGGATGAAGCA encodes:
- a CDS encoding efflux RND transporter permease subunit, which codes for MGTSIVQYFLSKSLFVNLLTFLIILVGGFTAATMNREAFPNINFDIVSVTTVYPGAAPADVEKLVTKPLEDAIKEVDGIKEFRSASLENRSGIIITIDPNTKNTQKVVDDLKSAIDRIQDLPEDVDDPIVTEITTARQPVIEIHLSSTSKDGKPLLNAKELRDQAKILEEKLKDLPSVARITKRGWREREMKVDLDPDKLRALSLSSTHVLNALRLRNINFPGGNINERTREIIVRTVGEFDTAEEIENVFVRSNDAGRSVRVRDVARVTEGFEDSEYLDKSNGDIAIALTVIKREKADAITVVDDSKKVVEEFIKSTGGTVKHAFVNDLSKYIRRRLGVLTSNAVSGLFLVTASLFVFLGWRMALMTALGIPISIAMTFVAMNYMGLTLNLISMMGLIIVVGILVDDAIIICENVYRHLEMGEEPFEAAMRGTSEVLAPVTATVTTTIAAFGPMLFMTGIFGKFIHSIPLVVILSLCSSLFEAFFMLPSHLYDVSKASDMKGEVKEESHWFVKFKERTYLPLLSFALKNRWKMVGLLMGLFVFSLAIQIKFGKFKLFPGAIETFQVRVTAETGLKLEETDRFIRVIEDAVGKLPDGEVENYISRVGIIQKDPNDPFTKRGKNYAQVMVYLTPDDNRERTTEKIIEVVRQNTKFMLNEKALKLLEEKLAKENLGKKEEEPIPTSEIPKDFLPLKGKLVNLEFEKLAGGPPVGKPVAIEIKGDDFSTLLKIGAEYKAALAKINGVTDIGDDFNEGKDEIRVSVDESLASFAGVSVQSVSLAINTALQGTVSTKIKRADEEVDVRVRFPEEYRSSLTHLNKVYVNNLTGNLIPVSRLTSYDRNPGRASINHLDGKRLLTVTSNIDETVSTSRQVNIEAKKLTEGIISKYPGYSVRFSGENKDTEESMASLGRAFLVGLIIIYMILASLFRSLAQPLIVMSAIPFAVIGVIFAFLIHGQPFSFLAFLGIIGLAGVVVNDSIVLVDCANQLRLEDPSKSTFELLVEAGSIRLRAVMLTTVTTVLGLLPTAYGIGGKDPFLVPMALAFGWGLAFATFITLIMVPVFYLNLYMFKDWAVTKFQSRQSRKKGYV
- the def gene encoding peptide deformylase — its product is MAVRKILKIGNPLLRQTSEDVTESEIQTKDFKKLIRDMFETMRHAEGVGLAAPQIGVMKKLVVVGQDDDNGRYPGTPEVPNQIILNPEITPLSPPGEGFWEGCLSVPGMRGYVERPDKIRMKWRDENFEEHEEIISGYRAIVLQHECDHLFGVLYVDRLKSTKLFGYNEDIDTAGKLLD
- a CDS encoding SpoIIE family protein phosphatase; translation: MKPSSLPPIIRKNEEGGFYLSSSSELDDLYHFILGQAKRLVSAKSAAFYFKNQRGNLSRFGLINDKSTAGSIAKHVFKTRKSILIKKGSHLKDSDGPVSESYIACYVGDEIGDMALGVLVLEGIKHFQNFSEQDLDLINYFSANLNALLKDTVLSESEPEFFNSLTTSILLLIDNANIHNNNNRLQYFLEEIIRVAVLINTSVDLEHVLVMVMESAKLVFRTEASSLLLLDDKKEYLVFHTVTGEKREEVSKIKVPVGQGIAGTVAITKQPMIINDAQNDNRVFRDVDKASNFITRNILASPLIVGDEVIGVIEAINTIDRNNFSQDDIDTFLSFSSACAVAIQKTRLLDNLNVTNLELKQKLSTLESIFDLGQAVLESHDELGLMSKTLSILTKELSCEDAGMVIIEEKNKNRIQVYARQLGIVRESFFPMQESRLFLSLMESGNPRMAVVSSQLEESFLELEFYTLKKNFLILPIAPRGGNLRAALYVSGKQSAHSFNETDLRMLKTLSSPLAKAYENLRLSQEIITKKSIEKEIEITRKIQNNILPNSLLQSPLFDLGVMSVAAKEVSGDFYDFHSFGEDQFSFLVADVSGKSLPAAIFMAMSSSIIRTLSRTTDLSPSELLFRANQLIYEDSQSGMFVTLFLVNYQRRTRTLKFASAGHNDQIWIRSDGSFELLKGKGAPLGVVPQTNYQGGEIQIEPGDILVFYTDGAIEEKNPDEEEYGLDRFVAFIIERRLESSQSIVEAVYDDIRKFSRSDEQYDDFTVMILKFAEVTSFEISKVFPAHPDEIPHLRDFISEHLEGKITKPFAFDDILISLDEAATNIVMHSYKNTELTHPSFECKLELIGDNLKVVLIDEGKPFDRKKVPKPSVEANLKGERKGGFGVYLMETLMDKVSYDFNGKQNITYLEKTIV